Proteins from a single region of Bombus vancouverensis nearcticus chromosome 5, iyBomVanc1_principal, whole genome shotgun sequence:
- the LOC117158449 gene encoding uncharacterized protein LOC117158449, producing the protein MMLIKSFFRRIIKDFRHKELLPLKMIFFVQASTLYVLYPYLTIHMRELGINVEETAIMSAITPVIAMVMPPLAGMFADRVGNFKILLSLFSSFGGVAALLLLLVPIGRITVEFPDRVVMDLGCTGNNGLLYTMSENHPCETSLQSKISTRIESCGYMCRLDVRNDTEVQSILSSRLYTIKRYNMETGANSSFRFSIAQDELPQEIEEDLREHRKLKNNEYFRTSIRQLYANEYFFPSNRLYEFSCTVSGFIEDFEISTLEPAMSNRIYENRTLCTFNPVISREDNASRTTNYHSYKSKLKTLEATDEDYGMKRRRYLSEEIAWTGNEFQKITCGNPDLDTDRISVTLPLFNYSVSSEPYKILNAEDCGKRCIVTAPRKEMCTNKKTVIEYNIGVTFWMYFAIRVFIGVIGGTTFAMFEGAVIAILREQKADYGLQRIYGSIGGMISSPLSGLLIDYASTGKEYTDFRPAFYLYAGLKLISGLLMLAINLEFKSPSTNVVRDVFTVLRNIEAAALFIACFILGTAWGYIESFLFWLIQDLGGSRSLMGITITVGGIAGIPLLVLSGPIISKIGHANVLFIGFVFYAIRLCGYSLIYNPWHTLIFEALESVTLSLSFTAAVTYAAKLSTTTTDSSIQGLLGGVYYGVGKGSGSLIGGYLMKAFGTRPTYRIFAMITLITGIMYYIFNVAYLKKQPQVEGNDIVKKKPKNLGNQNGVENGIIEIALEEKKGAKYDDDKNESSNLTGIDNQAFSKEETDNRKTNNLEAINNAKNLDKIEKMPSETSKKFGVKRLKRMQTDERDRAKECSKQNGATNQSFENDQFRCNVTVERQPEDKK; encoded by the exons ATGATGCTGATCAAGAGTTTCTTCCGGAGGATCATCAAAGACTTCCGGCACAAGGAGTTGCTACCTCTTAAAATGATATTCTTCGTTCAAGCATCGA CGCTTTATGTACTTTATCCATATTTGACGATACACATGAGGGAGCTTGGCATAAACGTGGAAGAAACTGCCATAATGAGCGCCATAACGCCAGTGATCGCAATGGTGATGCCACCCTTGGCTGGAATGTTCGCCGATCGCGTGGGAAATTTCAAA ATCTTATTATCTCTGTTCTCATCGTTTGGCGGAGTCGCGGCCCTTTTATTGCTGCTCGTGCCGATCGGTAGGATAACGGTGGAATTTCCAGACAGAGTCGTTATGGACCTCGGCTGTACAGGGAATAATGGGTTGCTTTACACCATGAGCGAAAATCATCCTTGCGAGACCAGCTTGCAGTCCAAGATCTCCACAAGGATAGAGAGTTGCGG TTACATGTGTCGTCTAGACGTTCGTAATGACACCGAAGTGCAGTCAATTTTGTCGTCAAGGCTGTACACGATTAAACGATACAACATGGAAACTGGCGCGAATTCTTCGTTCAGGTTTTCGATTGCTCAGGACGAATTGCCACAG GAAATAGAAGAAGACCTAAGGGAGCACCGGAAGCTAAAGAACAACGAGTACTTCAGGACGTCGATTCGTCAACTGTATGCAAACGAGTACTTCTTTCCATCGAATCGACTGTACGAGTTTTCATGCACCGTGTCGGGATTTATCGAAGATTTCGAAATATCGACCCTAGAACCTGCCATGTCGAACAGAATATACGAGAACCGAACTCTCTGCACTTTCAATCCGGTTATATCGCGAGAG GACAATGCCAGTCGAACGACGAATTATCATTCGTACAAATCGAAGTTGAAAACGTTGGAAGCCACGGACGAAGATTACGGGATGAAACGACGAAGATACCTATCGGAAGAAATCGCGTGGACAGGAAACGAATTTCAAAAGATCACTTGTGGGAATCCTGATCTGGATACAGACAGGATATCTGTGACTCTACCACTTTTTAATTACTCCGTCAGCTCCGAGCCTTACAAGATCCTAAACGCGGAAGACTGCGGCAAAAGATGTATCGTCACTGCGCCTCGTAAGGAGATGTGCACGAACAAGAAGACAGTGATCGAATACAACATAGGAGTAACTTTCTGGATGTATTTCGCCATTAGAGTATTTATCG GTGTCATCGGTGGAACTACGTTCGCTATGTTCGAGGGTGCGGTGATCGCTATATTGCGCGAACAAAAGGCCGATTATGGTCTTCAAAGAATTTATGGCAGTATCGGTGGCATGATTTCGTCGCCACTGTCTGGCCTGCTTATCGATTACGCGAGCACTGGCAAAGAGTACACGGACTTCAG GCCAGCGTTTTATTTGTACGCAGGCTTGAAGCTTATCTCAGGACTGTTAATGCTCGCCATTAATTTGGAATTCAAGTCACCGTCTACAAATGTGGTTCGCGACGTTTTCACCGTGCTAAGGAACATCGAGGCCGCGGCTCTCTTTATCGCCTGTTTCATTCTCG GCACCGCTTGGGGATACATCGAATCGTTCCTCTTTTGGTTGATACAAGATTTAGGAGGATCAAGATCACTCATGGGCATCACCATAACCGTAGGCGGTATTGCCGGTATACCATTACTGGTACTATCTGGTCCAATCATATCAAAGATCGGCCATGCCAATGTACTTTttataggcttcgttttttacGCCATAAGACTTTGCG GATACTCCTTGATATACAATCCTTGGCATACTCTTATTTTCGAAGCGTTAGAATCTGTCACCTTGTCACTTAGTTTCACCGCCGCTGTTACTTACGCAGCGAAATTATCCACTACGACCACTGACAGTTCGATACAGGGATTATTAGGCGGAGTTTATTACGGAGTCG GCAAAGGTTCAGGAAGCTTGATCGGTGGATATCTAATGAAAGCCTTTGGCACTCGACCAACCTATCGAATCTTCGCAATGATAACTCTCATCACCGGTATAATGTACTACATCTTCAACGTGGCTTACCTGAAAAAGCAGCCACAAGTGGAAGGTAACGACATCGTGAAGAAAAAGCCGAAGAACCTCGGCAATCAAAACGGTGTTGAAAATGGCATCATCGAGATCGCTTTGGAGGAAAAGAAAGGCGCGAAATACGACGATGATAAGAACGAATCGAGCAATCTAACCGGAATCGACAATCAGGCTTTTAGCAAGGAAGAAACGGATAATCGAAAGACGAACAATCTGGAAGCTATCAATAACGCGAAGAATCTTGACAAAATCGAAAAAATGCCATCCGAAACGAGTAAGAAGTTCGGTGTGAAGAGGTTGAAAAGGATGCAAACCGACGAACGTGATCGAGCGAAGGAATGCTCGAAGCAGAACGGCGCGACGAATCAAAGCTTTGAGAACGATCAATTTAGGTGTAACGTCACCGTAGAGAGACAACCGGAAGACAAGAAGTGA
- the LOC117158448 gene encoding LOW QUALITY PROTEIN: uncharacterized protein LOC117158448 (The sequence of the model RefSeq protein was modified relative to this genomic sequence to represent the inferred CDS: inserted 2 bases in 1 codon), translating to MELDNKLAQVVGEVQLRVYIEDWQTELLDHSSLNIVXKMIRAFISLFLASLSIVSVLPQVTSYAKVSKNGQEEPQAGNDPWIVRNGTEAEGRSIKNIAITMSPVYISPKIQNLRNGEAINYSPGRRYSTLDHELIAQLNAKKQIQDRYHPPPLLNYKSKKEPTKDTEDSSKPSSGPNGPPTGPSSSGMFEFSNPTFSEGHDYKPLDYPSSKPISKPPDYLSDKPIPKPMSMDDYADSEISDKPPDSYKPDSYFASHDHDSSDYSDNPPDTSYNNDAAPKPIKYSGHLDHPPFNDDDNNDDDSYGQHHDFHHEVIYDHIPEYHEHQTMAPEMNDQRLNKRPYSYYYVGKKLWYVPLYFSIYFIIYIAALVLKSIARHKITFPEHLADAVTHTRSYSDFSWWDFAGETLQSIESFVDKYGKIS from the exons ATGGAGTTGGACAATAAATTAGCACAAGTCGTTGGTGAGGTACAGTTACGAGTCTATATAGAAGACTGGCAAACCGAGTTGCTCGATCATTCATCTTTGAATATCGT GAAGATGATACGCGCATTTATCTCGCTGTTTTTAGCGAGTCTGTCGATCGTCTCGGTCTTACCCCAAGTGACGTCATATGCAAAAGTGTCGAAGAATGGTCAAGAAGAACCGCAAGCAGGCAACGATCCGTGGATCGTCAG AAATGGAACGGAAGCGGAAGGTAGGAGTATCAAGAACATCGCGATCACTATGTCGCCGGTTTATATTTCACCGAAAATCCAGAATCTGAGGAACGGCGAAGCGATCAACTATTCTCCTGGTAGAAG ATACTCGACGTTGGACCACGAATTAATAGCACAATTGAACGCAAAGAAACAGATTCAGGATAGATACCATCCACCACCGCTGCTTAACTACAAATCCAAGAAAGAACCAACGAAAGACACGGAAGACAGTTCGAAACCTTCGAGTGGCCCGAATGGTCCACCGACCGGTCCATCGTCTTCGGGTATGTTTGAATTTTCTAATCCAACGTTTTCAGAGGGCCACGACTATAAGCCGCTGGATTACCCGAGCAGTAAGCCGATTTCAAAGCCGCCGGATTACCTCAGTGACAAACCGATCCCCAAGCCAATGTCCATGGACGATTACGCAGATTCTGAGATAAGCGACAAG CCACCAGATTCCTACAAACCGGATTCCTACTTCGCGTCCCACGACCATGACTCCTCCGACTACTCCGACAATCCGCCCGACACGTCTTACAACAATGACGCAGCACCGAAACCGATCAAGTATTCCGGCCATTTGGATCATCCTCCCTTCAACGACgacgacaacaacgacgacgactCTTATGGCCAGCATCACGACTTCCATCACGAGGTGATCTACGATCACATTCCTGAATACCACGAGCACCAGACAATGGCACCAGAAATGAACGATCAAAGACTGAACAAGAGGCCGTATTCGTATTACTACGTAGGCAAGAAGCTTTGGTACGTTCCACTGTACTTCAGCATTTATTTTATCATCTACATCGCGGCTCTGGTGTTGAAGAGCATCGCCAGACACAAGATCACGTTCCCTGAGCATCTAGCGGATGCTGTGACGCATACAAGATCGTACAGTGATTTTAGTTGGTGGGATTTTGCGGGAGAAACGCTGCAGAGTATCGAGAGCTTCGTCGACAAGTATGGAAAGATTTCTTAG
- the LOC117158594 gene encoding uncharacterized protein LOC117158594: MLLDDATTYARVVTIRAFSAARWICLTFLVIQLPCDEDGNLVAVLRKILLYISDRVQTNLVYHCLLLLVCVSHASMSESTLDEIETLPEIKKYEDASTLGTAVQAYRHPRMYRRGYHEDHGSMYKDDHDDHHDDHMKDEEQAMKAMGNAKSDYWGGYYDFLINEGSYKFWAVFQLATAALLIYSGFAALYYAKVNPPTIDDEFDDILRRRKRRALSIFPRDKSFCGLDSATFQRIIDAVAREIH; the protein is encoded by the exons ATGCTCCTAGACGACGCGACGACGTACGCAAGAGTTGTAACAATTAGGGCTTTTAGCGCTGCGCGTTGGATTTGCTTAACGTTCCTGGTGATACAGTTACCG TGCGATGAAGATGGTAACCTTGTTGCTGTTCTAAGAAAAATCTTGTTGTATATTTCAGACAGAGTACAAACAAATTTAGTCTATCACTGTCTTCTGCTTCTTGTTTGCGTTTCCCATGCCTCAATGAGTGAATCGACTTTAGACGAAATCGAAACACTTCCGGAGATCAAGAAATACGAAGACGCTTCAACGCTCGGCACTGCTGTACAGGCATACAG ACATCCAAGGATGTATCGGCGCGGTTACCACGAGGACCACGGGTCCATGTATAAGGATGACCACGATGATCATCACGACGATCATATGAAAGACGAGGAACAGGCTATGAAAGCCATGGGGAATGCAAAATCTGATTATTGGGGCGGTTACTATGATTTTCTGATAAACGAGGGTAGTTATAAATTCTGGGCCGTGTTTCAA CTTGCCACCGCAGCTCTTCTCATCTATAGCGGCTTCGCGGCGCTTTATTACGCCAAGGTAAATCCGCCAACGATAGACGACGAGTTCGACGATATTTTACGTCGACGGAAGCGTAGAGCATTGTCCATCTTCCCGCGAGATAAATCATTCTGCGGTTTGGACAGTGCCACTTTTCAGAGGATAATCGACGCGGTTGCCAGAGAAATTCACTGA